The Blattabacterium cuenoti genome includes a region encoding these proteins:
- the rpoC gene encoding DNA-directed RNA polymerase subunit beta', giving the protein MNRKKNNKFNKVTIRLASPETILKESHGEVLKPETINYRTHKPERDGLFCERIFGPVKDYECACGKYKRIRYKGIVCDRCGVEVTEKKVRRGRMGHISLVVPVVHIWCFRSSPNKIGYLLGLPSKKLEMIIYYERYVVIQGGLAFRSDGSSFQKGDFLTEEEYLHVLNKLPKGNQQLEDHDPNKFIAKMGAECIEELLNRIDLDVLSLELRNQANHETSKQRRIEALKRLQVVESFREGKKNGGNPSWMIIHVLSVIPPELRPLVPLDGGRYAASDMTDLYRRVLIRNNRLKRLIEIKAPEVILRNEKRMLQEAVDSLFDNSRKVSAVKSEANRPLKSLSDALKGKQGRFRQNLLGKRVDYSARSVIVVGPHLKLHECGLPKDMAAELYKPFIIRKLIERGIVKTVKSSKKIIDKRDPMIWDILENVLRGHPILLNRAPTLHRLGIQAFQPKLIEGKAIQLHPLVCAAFNADFDGDQMAVHLPLSYGAILEAQLLMLASQNILNPANGSPITVPSQDMVLGLYYMTKPLLSDSKNKVKGEGLVFYSPEEVEIAYNQGVVDLHALVKVKVNVREEDKFYNKLIETTVGRILFNQVVPSQVGFINESLTKKSLREIIGKILHLTDVPTTANFLDDIKELGFYNAFKGGLSFGLGDIIIPDNKKDMVDHAIQQVDNVKINYNMGLITNNERYNQVIDIWTNTNAILTEKVMKYMREDRQGFNPVYMMLDSGARGSKEQIRQLSGMRGLMAKPQKAGSSGGEIIENPILSNFREGLSILEYFISTHGARKGLADTALKTADAGYLTRRLVDAAQDVIIKMEDCNTLRGLEISALKKNEEIVETLFDRILGRISLNDVYHPKYDQLIVSSGDMIDEKIAKIIDQSGIEMVEVRSPLTCEAKMGICSKCYGRNLSTGEIVQKGEAVGVIAAQSIGEPGTQLTLRTFHVGGTAGNITESSQIRAKYDGIIEFEDLKFVKTKKDSEEIRIVVSRSTEMKLFNQKKSSILMVNNIPYGAALYVKHGDQLKSGDMICKWDLYNAVIVAEFSGIISYQHLEQGVTFQVEIDEQTGFQEKVITEVRNKNLVPTLKILNDKNEELKVYNLPVGAHLMVEDEEKIDVGKILVKVPRKSAKSGDITGGLPRLSELFEARNPSNPAVVSEMDGIVSHGKIKRGNREIIVESKTGEIRKYLVKLSNQILVQENDYVKAGMPLSDGAVTPNDILNIRGPRAVQEYLVKEIQEVYRLQGVKINDKHFEVIVLQMMRKVEVIDVGDTKFLEGNIEYKDDFIEENDRIYRMIVVEDSGDSKIFKNGDIINYRDLRNENSVLKYKNKKLIKTRNAIPATARPILQGITRAALQTKSFISAASFQETTKVLSEAAISSKTDYLYGLKENVIVGHKIPAGTGLREYENISTGFFQ; this is encoded by the coding sequence ATGAATAGAAAGAAAAATAACAAATTTAATAAAGTAACTATTAGGTTGGCTTCTCCAGAAACAATATTAAAAGAATCTCATGGTGAAGTATTGAAACCGGAGACAATAAATTATCGTACTCACAAGCCAGAAAGAGATGGTCTTTTTTGTGAACGTATTTTTGGTCCTGTTAAAGATTATGAATGTGCATGTGGAAAATATAAAAGAATTCGTTATAAAGGAATTGTTTGTGATAGATGTGGAGTTGAAGTAACTGAAAAAAAGGTTAGAAGAGGACGGATGGGGCACATTAGTCTTGTAGTTCCTGTTGTTCATATTTGGTGTTTTCGTTCTTCTCCCAATAAAATTGGATACTTATTGGGATTACCTTCTAAAAAACTTGAAATGATTATTTATTATGAACGGTATGTTGTTATTCAAGGAGGATTAGCTTTTCGTTCGGATGGATCTTCTTTTCAAAAAGGTGATTTTTTAACTGAAGAAGAATATTTACATGTTTTAAACAAACTTCCAAAAGGAAATCAACAATTAGAAGATCATGATCCAAATAAGTTTATTGCTAAAATGGGAGCAGAGTGTATAGAAGAGCTTTTAAATCGTATTGATTTAGATGTTTTATCACTTGAATTAAGAAATCAAGCAAATCATGAAACTTCTAAACAAAGACGAATTGAAGCATTAAAACGTTTACAAGTAGTGGAATCTTTTCGAGAAGGGAAAAAAAATGGAGGAAATCCATCTTGGATGATTATTCATGTATTATCTGTAATTCCACCTGAATTAAGACCTCTGGTCCCTTTAGATGGAGGACGTTATGCTGCTTCTGATATGACAGATTTGTATCGTCGTGTACTTATAAGAAATAATCGTTTGAAAAGACTTATAGAAATTAAAGCTCCAGAAGTTATTTTGAGAAATGAAAAAAGAATGCTTCAGGAAGCTGTTGATTCTCTTTTTGATAATTCAAGAAAAGTTTCTGCTGTAAAATCGGAAGCTAATCGTCCTTTAAAATCTTTATCAGACGCTTTAAAAGGGAAACAAGGTCGTTTTAGACAAAATCTTCTTGGAAAAAGGGTAGATTATTCTGCTAGATCTGTTATCGTCGTTGGTCCACATTTGAAGTTGCATGAATGTGGTCTTCCTAAAGATATGGCTGCAGAACTTTATAAGCCTTTTATTATACGTAAGTTAATTGAAAGAGGAATAGTGAAAACAGTAAAATCTTCTAAAAAAATTATTGATAAAAGAGATCCAATGATATGGGATATTTTAGAAAATGTTTTAAGAGGACATCCTATATTATTAAACAGAGCTCCTACTTTACATAGATTGGGAATTCAAGCTTTTCAACCAAAATTAATAGAAGGAAAAGCTATTCAATTGCATCCTTTAGTTTGTGCTGCTTTTAATGCAGATTTTGATGGAGATCAAATGGCTGTTCATTTACCATTGTCATATGGAGCTATTTTGGAAGCCCAACTTTTAATGTTAGCTTCTCAAAATATATTAAATCCTGCTAATGGATCTCCGATTACAGTCCCTTCTCAGGATATGGTATTAGGATTATATTATATGACGAAACCTTTATTATCAGATTCTAAAAATAAAGTTAAAGGAGAAGGACTTGTTTTTTATTCACCAGAAGAAGTTGAAATAGCATATAATCAAGGAGTAGTTGATTTACATGCTTTAGTTAAAGTGAAAGTCAATGTTCGTGAAGAAGATAAATTTTATAATAAATTGATAGAAACTACTGTAGGTAGAATTTTGTTTAACCAAGTAGTTCCCAGTCAAGTAGGATTTATTAATGAATCTCTTACAAAAAAATCATTAAGAGAAATTATAGGAAAAATATTGCATCTTACAGACGTTCCTACCACTGCCAATTTTTTAGATGATATTAAAGAATTAGGTTTTTATAATGCATTCAAAGGAGGTCTTTCTTTTGGATTAGGAGATATTATTATTCCTGATAATAAAAAAGATATGGTTGATCATGCTATTCAACAGGTTGACAATGTCAAAATAAATTACAATATGGGATTGATAACAAATAATGAGCGTTATAATCAAGTTATTGATATATGGACAAATACAAACGCTATACTTACAGAAAAAGTAATGAAATATATGCGGGAAGATAGACAAGGATTTAATCCTGTATATATGATGTTGGATTCTGGAGCAAGAGGTTCTAAAGAACAAATACGTCAACTTTCTGGAATGCGTGGATTAATGGCAAAACCTCAAAAAGCGGGATCTTCTGGAGGAGAAATTATTGAAAATCCTATCTTATCCAATTTTAGAGAAGGTCTTTCTATTTTGGAGTATTTTATATCCACTCATGGTGCTCGTAAAGGATTAGCTGATACAGCATTAAAAACAGCAGATGCTGGATATCTTACAAGACGTTTAGTTGATGCAGCGCAAGATGTAATTATTAAAATGGAAGATTGCAATACTTTACGTGGTTTGGAAATATCGGCATTGAAAAAAAATGAAGAAATAGTAGAGACTTTGTTTGATAGAATTTTAGGTCGTATATCTTTGAATGATGTTTATCATCCAAAATATGATCAATTGATAGTATCTTCTGGTGATATGATTGATGAGAAAATAGCAAAAATAATTGATCAATCTGGAATTGAAATGGTGGAAGTACGATCTCCTTTGACTTGTGAAGCAAAAATGGGTATTTGTTCTAAATGTTATGGTCGTAATTTATCAACAGGAGAAATCGTTCAAAAGGGAGAAGCTGTAGGTGTTATAGCCGCACAATCTATTGGAGAACCAGGAACTCAGTTAACATTACGGACTTTTCATGTTGGAGGTACAGCCGGAAATATTACGGAGTCTTCACAAATAAGAGCTAAATATGATGGAATCATAGAATTTGAAGACTTAAAATTTGTAAAAACAAAAAAAGATTCTGAAGAAATAAGAATAGTAGTTTCTAGATCTACAGAAATGAAACTTTTTAATCAAAAAAAATCATCCATTTTAATGGTTAATAATATTCCTTATGGAGCAGCTTTATATGTAAAGCATGGAGATCAATTAAAGTCAGGAGATATGATTTGCAAATGGGATTTATATAATGCAGTTATTGTTGCAGAATTTTCCGGAATTATATCTTATCAGCATTTAGAACAAGGTGTTACTTTTCAAGTAGAGATAGATGAACAAACTGGATTTCAAGAAAAAGTAATCACAGAGGTAAGAAATAAAAATTTAGTTCCAACATTAAAAATATTGAATGATAAAAACGAAGAATTGAAAGTATATAATCTACCGGTAGGAGCCCATTTAATGGTAGAAGATGAAGAAAAAATAGATGTAGGTAAAATTTTAGTTAAAGTACCTAGAAAATCTGCAAAATCAGGTGATATTACAGGGGGATTGCCTCGTTTATCTGAATTATTTGAAGCACGTAATCCTTCTAATCCTGCTGTAGTTTCAGAAATGGATGGAATAGTAAGCCATGGAAAAATTAAAAGAGGTAATAGAGAAATTATTGTAGAATCTAAAACAGGAGAAATCAGGAAATATCTTGTCAAATTATCTAATCAAATACTTGTTCAAGAAAATGATTATGTAAAAGCAGGAATGCCATTGTCTGATGGAGCTGTAACTCCTAATGATATCTTAAATATAAGAGGGCCTAGAGCTGTTCAAGAATATTTAGTTAAAGAAATACAAGAAGTATATCGTTTGCAAGGTGTGAAAATTAATGACAAACATTTTGAAGTTATTGTTCTACAAATGATGAGAAAAGTAGAAGTTATAGATGTTGGAGATACTAAATTTTTAGAAGGGAATATTGAGTATAAAGATGATTTTATAGAAGAAAATGATAGAATCTATCGGATGATAGTAGTTGAAGATTCTGGAGATTCCAAAATTTTTAAAAATGGAGATATTATTAATTATAGAGATTTAAGAAATGAAAATTCCGTTTTAAAATACAAAAATAAAAAGTTGATAAAAACTAGAAATGCGATTCCTGCTACGGCTAGACCTATATTACAAGGAATCACACGAGCTGCTTTACAGACCAAATCTTTCATATCTGCAGCTTCGTTTCAGGAGACAACAAAAGTTCTAAGTGAAGCAGCAATAAGTAGTAAGACTGATTATTTATATGGACTTAAGGAGAATGTTATAGTAGGACATAAAATTCCAGCAGGAACTGGATTAAGAGAGTATGAAAATATTTCTACAGGATTTTTTCAGTAA
- the rpoB gene encoding DNA-directed RNA polymerase subunit beta, with protein MVNTEKISERITFASVAKQVEYPDFLDIQIKSFKEFFQLDTKPENRKNEGLFKAFTENFPISDARNSFVLEFKGYSIDSPRYSIEECIERGLTYSVPLKAKLKLYCTDPEHEDFETVYQNVYLGTCPYMTPSGSFIFNGSERVIVSQLHRSPGVFFSQSYHANGTKLYSARIIPFKGSWIEFATDINNVMYAYIDRKKKLPMTTLLRAIGYERDKDILEIFDLAEEIKITDNGKNILNRTLAARILKIWHEDFVDEDTGEVVSIEKNEILIDRDVSLKEEHIDLIIHHEIRTVLLHKEGERKKDYSIIYNTLHKDPTNSEKEAVEYIYKQLRNTEPPDEETARGIIDKLFFSDTRYSLGPVGRYRLNKRLGLNIDPNYLVLTKEDIIAIVEHLNALFNSKREVDDIDHLSNRRVRTVGEQLYTQFSIGLARMARTIRERMNVRDNEVFMPVDLINAKTLSSVINTFFGTNQLSQFMDQTNPLSEITHKRRLSALGPGGLSRERAGFEVRDVNYSHYGRLCPIETPEGPNIGLISSLSVFAKINNMGFVETPYRTVLHQKVDLKSKVKYLSAEEEEGRIIAQANAIDQSGNFLSDRIIVREDGDFPIVKSDQVDYIDVAPNQIASISASLIPFLEHDDANRALMGSNMMRQAVPLLKPESPIVGTGLEQQVSIDSRILINAKKNGVVEYLDARKIIIRYDQTDKEDLVSFDSPLKVYDLIKFRKTNQNTCINLKPIVKKGMKVMKGQILCEGYATENGELALGRNLKAAFIPCNGYNFEDAVLISEKVVSEDWFTSIHIDEYSLDVRDTKLGMEELTNDIPNVSEEATKDLDENGIIRVGAEVKPGDILIGKITPKGESDPTPEEKLLRAIFGDKAGNVKDASLRAEPSLFGVVIDTKLFTRSIKDKKIRIQDKIKIESLEKEYEKKFLDLRNLLLEKLLFILNGKLCYNPVFNEKEKKIIDEGSKFNMKILDKIPDYIGIHSNSWTDDPEINSLVSEILHNYKIAVGDLNSTLKHKKFSITVGDELPSGIIKMAKVYIAKKRKLKVGDKMAGRHGNKGVVARILREEDMPFLEDGSPVDIVLNPLGVPSRMNIGQIYETVLGWAGQKLNMKFSTPIFDGATIEQICEYTDKAEIPRFGTTYLFDGGTGERFDQPATVGVIYMLKLGHMVDDKMHARSIGPYSLITQQPLGGKAQFGGQRFGEMEVWALEAFGASNILREILTVKSDDVVGRAKTYEAIVKGEPMPEPNNPESFNVLCYELKGLGLDVRLEE; from the coding sequence TTGGTGAATACAGAAAAAATATCAGAAAGAATTACTTTTGCTTCAGTAGCAAAACAAGTCGAGTATCCTGATTTTTTGGATATTCAAATAAAATCATTTAAAGAATTTTTTCAATTAGATACAAAACCAGAAAATAGAAAGAACGAAGGTTTATTCAAAGCTTTTACAGAAAATTTTCCAATTTCTGATGCAAGGAATTCTTTTGTTTTAGAATTTAAAGGCTATTCTATAGATTCTCCTAGATATTCTATAGAAGAATGTATTGAAAGGGGGTTAACTTATAGTGTTCCTTTGAAAGCTAAATTAAAATTGTATTGTACAGATCCTGAACATGAAGATTTTGAAACAGTGTATCAAAATGTTTATTTAGGAACATGTCCTTATATGACTCCTTCTGGATCTTTCATTTTTAATGGATCGGAAAGGGTTATCGTCTCTCAATTACATCGTTCCCCAGGCGTTTTTTTCAGTCAATCTTATCATGCTAATGGAACTAAACTTTATTCTGCTAGAATTATTCCATTTAAGGGATCATGGATAGAGTTTGCTACGGACATTAATAATGTTATGTATGCATATATAGATAGAAAGAAAAAATTGCCAATGACAACTTTATTACGTGCTATAGGATACGAAAGAGATAAAGATATATTGGAAATTTTTGATTTAGCTGAAGAAATAAAAATTACAGATAATGGAAAAAACATTTTAAATAGAACTTTAGCTGCTAGAATTTTAAAAATTTGGCATGAAGATTTTGTGGATGAAGATACAGGAGAAGTTGTTTCTATAGAAAAAAATGAAATTCTTATAGATAGAGATGTTTCTTTAAAAGAAGAACATATTGATCTTATAATTCATCATGAAATAAGAACTGTTTTGTTACATAAAGAGGGAGAAAGAAAAAAAGATTATTCAATTATTTATAATACCTTACACAAAGATCCAACTAATTCTGAGAAAGAAGCAGTAGAATATATTTACAAGCAACTCAGAAACACTGAGCCTCCGGATGAGGAAACAGCCAGAGGGATCATCGATAAACTTTTTTTTTCTGACACTAGATATAGTTTAGGTCCTGTAGGAAGATATCGGTTAAATAAACGTCTTGGATTAAATATAGATCCAAATTATTTAGTTTTAACAAAAGAAGATATTATTGCGATTGTAGAACATTTAAATGCTTTGTTTAATTCGAAAAGAGAAGTTGATGACATCGATCATTTATCTAACAGACGTGTTAGAACTGTAGGAGAACAACTTTACACTCAATTTAGTATTGGTTTAGCGAGAATGGCTAGAACTATAAGAGAAAGAATGAATGTTCGTGATAATGAAGTTTTCATGCCTGTAGATCTTATTAATGCTAAGACTTTATCGTCAGTGATCAATACTTTTTTTGGAACCAATCAGTTATCTCAATTTATGGATCAGACAAATCCTTTATCTGAAATTACTCATAAACGAAGACTTTCAGCTTTAGGACCTGGTGGTTTATCTAGAGAGAGAGCTGGTTTTGAAGTTAGAGATGTTAATTACTCTCATTATGGTAGATTGTGCCCAATTGAAACTCCAGAGGGGCCTAACATAGGATTAATATCCTCTCTTTCTGTATTTGCAAAAATAAACAATATGGGATTTGTAGAGACTCCTTATAGAACAGTTCTTCATCAAAAAGTAGATTTGAAATCTAAAGTAAAATATTTAAGTGCAGAAGAAGAAGAAGGCAGAATTATTGCACAAGCTAATGCTATTGATCAAAGTGGTAATTTTTTGTCTGACAGAATTATAGTTCGTGAAGATGGAGATTTTCCGATAGTAAAATCGGATCAAGTGGATTATATAGATGTAGCCCCAAATCAAATAGCTTCTATTTCTGCTTCCTTAATTCCATTTTTGGAACATGATGATGCGAATAGAGCTCTTATGGGTTCTAATATGATGCGTCAAGCTGTTCCATTATTAAAACCTGAATCTCCTATTGTAGGAACTGGATTAGAACAACAGGTATCAATAGATTCTCGTATTTTGATTAATGCAAAAAAAAATGGAGTAGTAGAATATCTTGATGCAAGAAAAATAATTATTCGTTATGATCAAACGGATAAAGAAGATTTAGTCAGTTTTGATTCTCCCCTTAAAGTTTATGATTTAATTAAATTTAGAAAAACTAATCAAAATACATGCATTAATTTAAAACCAATTGTCAAAAAAGGGATGAAAGTTATGAAAGGACAAATTTTATGTGAAGGTTATGCAACAGAAAATGGTGAGTTAGCTTTAGGAAGAAATTTGAAAGCAGCTTTTATTCCGTGTAATGGGTATAATTTTGAAGATGCTGTTTTAATTTCTGAAAAAGTAGTTAGTGAAGACTGGTTTACCTCTATACATATAGATGAGTACTCTTTAGATGTACGTGATACAAAATTAGGAATGGAAGAATTAACTAATGATATTCCTAATGTTAGTGAAGAAGCTACCAAAGATTTAGATGAAAATGGGATTATAAGAGTTGGAGCTGAAGTGAAACCTGGAGATATTCTTATTGGAAAAATAACACCGAAAGGAGAATCTGATCCAACTCCAGAGGAAAAATTATTAAGAGCTATTTTTGGAGATAAAGCAGGAAATGTAAAAGACGCTTCTTTAAGAGCAGAACCATCTTTATTTGGAGTCGTTATAGATACAAAACTTTTTACTAGAAGTATAAAAGATAAGAAAATTAGAATTCAGGATAAAATTAAAATAGAGTCTTTGGAAAAAGAATATGAAAAAAAATTTCTAGATCTTAGAAACCTTTTGTTAGAAAAATTGTTGTTTATTTTGAATGGTAAATTATGTTATAATCCTGTTTTTAATGAAAAAGAGAAGAAAATAATAGATGAAGGAAGTAAATTCAATATGAAAATACTTGATAAGATACCTGATTATATAGGAATTCATTCTAATAGTTGGACTGATGATCCTGAAATCAACAGTTTAGTTTCTGAAATATTACATAATTATAAAATAGCAGTTGGAGATTTAAACAGCACTTTAAAACATAAAAAATTTTCTATTACAGTTGGAGATGAGCTCCCTTCTGGGATCATTAAAATGGCAAAAGTATATATTGCGAAAAAAAGAAAATTAAAAGTAGGAGATAAAATGGCAGGAAGACATGGAAATAAAGGAGTGGTTGCACGTATACTTAGAGAAGAGGATATGCCATTTTTAGAGGATGGGAGTCCTGTTGATATTGTTTTAAATCCATTAGGAGTTCCTTCTAGAATGAATATAGGACAAATTTATGAAACAGTACTAGGATGGGCTGGACAAAAATTAAATATGAAATTTTCAACACCTATATTTGATGGAGCCACAATAGAGCAAATATGTGAGTATACAGATAAAGCTGAAATTCCTCGTTTTGGTACTACCTATTTGTTTGATGGAGGAACAGGAGAAAGATTTGATCAACCTGCTACTGTTGGAGTTATATATATGTTAAAATTAGGCCATATGGTAGATGATAAAATGCATGCTCGTTCAATAGGACCTTATTCTTTAATCACTCAACAACCTTTAGGTGGTAAAGCTCAATTTGGAGGTCAACGTTTTGGAGAAATGGAAGTATGGGCTTTGGAAGCTTTTGGTGCATCTAATATTTTACGTGAAATACTAACCGTTAAATCGGATGATGTGGTTGGAAGAGCTAAAACTTATGAAGCCATAGTAAAGGGTGAACCAATGCCTGAACCTAATAATCCAGAATCTTTTAATGTTCTTTGTTATGAATTAAAAGGATTAGGATTGGATGTTCGTTTAGAAGAATAA
- the rplL gene encoding 50S ribosomal protein L7/L12, whose product MIEKLAEQLVNLTVKQVNELASILKKEYGIEPSSLEKTENISPQEERISKKEEKSIFNIILKSSGNSKLSVVKLVKEITGKGLKESKDLVDNVPNLLKESVNKKEAEDLKNKFEEIGAEVELK is encoded by the coding sequence ATGATAGAAAAGCTGGCAGAACAATTAGTGAATTTAACTGTTAAACAAGTTAATGAATTAGCCTCAATTTTAAAAAAAGAATATGGAATAGAGCCATCTAGTTTGGAAAAAACGGAAAATATTTCTCCTCAAGAAGAGAGGATATCGAAAAAAGAGGAAAAGAGTATTTTTAATATAATTTTGAAATCATCCGGTAATTCTAAATTATCTGTGGTAAAATTGGTGAAAGAAATAACTGGAAAAGGACTTAAAGAGTCTAAGGATTTAGTAGATAATGTTCCTAATCTTCTTAAAGAATCTGTAAACAAAAAAGAAGCGGAAGATTTAAAAAATAAATTTGAAGAAATAGGTGCTGAAGTAGAATTGAAATAA
- the rplJ gene encoding 50S ribosomal protein L10: protein MNKKRKEKELLELVSILSDNETIYFIDISNLNSNQISVLRKNFHEFNIRMKVAKNTLLKKALEKIKNKKFDSFFSLLNGNTTILFENFGKGNMASKIIKHFHIQEKIEKPYLKGAYVQESFYFGNKDLDFMINIKSKEDLIVEILHMLQFPMKDILLSFLNSTKQKIYGILEALSSNYSS, encoded by the coding sequence ATGAATAAAAAAAGAAAAGAAAAAGAACTGTTGGAATTAGTTTCTATATTATCCGATAATGAAACTATATATTTTATCGATATATCCAATTTAAATTCTAATCAAATATCTGTTCTTAGGAAAAATTTTCATGAATTCAATATTAGAATGAAAGTAGCAAAAAATACTTTGTTGAAAAAAGCTTTAGAAAAGATAAAAAACAAAAAGTTTGATTCATTTTTTTCTTTATTGAATGGAAATACTACTATTTTATTTGAAAATTTTGGAAAGGGAAATATGGCTTCGAAAATTATAAAACATTTTCATATTCAAGAAAAAATAGAAAAACCATATTTAAAAGGAGCTTATGTCCAGGAATCTTTTTATTTTGGGAATAAAGATTTAGATTTTATGATTAACATTAAATCTAAAGAGGATCTTATTGTTGAGATATTACATATGCTACAATTTCCAATGAAAGATATTCTTTTATCTTTTTTAAATTCGACAAAACAGAAAATATATGGAATATTAGAAGCTTTATCTTCTAATTATTCATCATAA
- the rplA gene encoding 50S ribosomal protein L1 yields the protein MSRKLTKNRKEILEKISKKKYSLEEAVLLIKEISFVKFDESVDISVHLGIDVRLSNQMVRGTVKLPHGTGKNICILALVTKEKELEAKEAGADYVGLDFIEKIKSGWKDIDIIIATPSVMNQLGSISKILGSKGLMPNPKMDTVSTNPGKSIKEMKSGRISFRADRYGIVHASIGRVSFSNQYLLDNIKEFMITMIRNKPSTSKGSYIKSIHLSTTMSNSISLDSKSFLNA from the coding sequence ATGTCAAGAAAATTAACTAAAAATAGAAAGGAAATTCTAGAAAAAATTTCTAAAAAAAAATATTCTTTGGAAGAAGCAGTCCTTCTCATCAAGGAGATAAGTTTTGTAAAATTTGATGAATCTGTTGATATTTCTGTTCATCTTGGTATAGATGTTCGATTATCAAATCAAATGGTTAGAGGAACGGTGAAATTACCTCATGGAACAGGTAAAAATATTTGTATTTTAGCTTTAGTAACTAAAGAAAAAGAATTAGAAGCTAAAGAAGCTGGAGCAGATTATGTAGGATTAGATTTTATTGAAAAAATTAAATCTGGATGGAAAGATATTGATATTATTATCGCTACTCCTTCTGTTATGAATCAGTTAGGATCTATAAGTAAAATATTAGGGTCCAAAGGATTGATGCCGAATCCTAAAATGGATACTGTTTCTACAAATCCTGGAAAATCTATTAAAGAGATGAAGTCTGGAAGGATCTCTTTTAGAGCTGATCGTTATGGAATTGTTCATGCTTCAATAGGAAGAGTTTCTTTTTCAAATCAATATTTACTGGATAACATAAAAGAATTTATGATAACAATGATTCGGAATAAACCTTCCACTTCCAAAGGAAGTTACATAAAGAGTATTCATTTATCTACCACAATGAGTAATAGTATTTCATTGGATTCAAAAAGTTTCTTGAACGCATGA
- the rplK gene encoding 50S ribosomal protein L11 encodes MVKENKRVIKRIKIQNINGGKASPAPPIGPILGSSGVNIMEFCKQYNLRTQDRKGEICPVVITVYEDKSFSFIIKSPPVSVQLLNMMKKEKGSKESNRSKIGKISLDKIKMIAKNKMEDLNCFSIKSAISMVSGTARSMGIEIDT; translated from the coding sequence ATGGTTAAAGAAAACAAAAGAGTTATAAAAAGAATTAAAATTCAAAATATTAATGGAGGAAAAGCTAGTCCAGCTCCACCAATTGGTCCTATTCTTGGAAGTTCAGGAGTTAATATAATGGAATTTTGTAAACAATACAATTTACGTACTCAAGATAGAAAAGGAGAAATATGTCCTGTTGTGATAACTGTGTATGAAGATAAATCATTTTCTTTTATAATCAAAAGCCCCCCGGTTTCTGTTCAATTGCTGAACATGATGAAAAAAGAAAAAGGATCTAAAGAATCCAATCGATCCAAAATTGGAAAAATAAGTTTGGATAAAATTAAGATGATTGCAAAAAATAAAATGGAAGATTTGAATTGTTTTTCAATTAAATCCGCCATATCTATGGTTTCTGGAACTGCCAGATCCATGGGAATAGAAATAGATACCTAA
- the nusG gene encoding transcription termination/antitermination protein NusG, producing MSDLERKWYVIKTISGQENKVKSYIENEVRDNGFQEYIGKVLVPIEKVIQMRKGKKIHREKVHYPGYVMVEANLEGEAVHAIKNVPGVINFLSEGKGGTAVPIPMRKEEVNKMLGKIDQLSENYENFHIPFIVGETIKVIDGPFTGFNGTIEKINEEKRKLELAVLIFGRKTPLELNFTQIEKI from the coding sequence ATGAGTGATTTGGAAAGAAAGTGGTATGTAATTAAAACTATTAGTGGACAAGAAAACAAAGTTAAATCATATATCGAAAATGAAGTTAGGGATAACGGATTTCAAGAATATATAGGGAAAGTCTTGGTTCCTATTGAAAAAGTTATACAAATGAGAAAAGGAAAAAAAATTCACAGAGAAAAAGTTCATTATCCAGGATATGTCATGGTGGAAGCAAATTTAGAAGGAGAAGCCGTTCATGCAATTAAAAATGTTCCTGGAGTTATTAATTTTTTAAGTGAAGGAAAGGGAGGAACCGCTGTTCCTATCCCTATGAGAAAAGAGGAAGTTAATAAAATGTTGGGAAAAATAGATCAACTATCTGAAAATTATGAAAATTTTCATATTCCCTTTATAGTTGGAGAAACAATTAAAGTTATAGATGGACCTTTTACTGGTTTTAATGGAACAATTGAAAAAATTAATGAAGAAAAAAGAAAATTAGAATTAGCTGTTTTGATTTTTGGAAGAAAAACACCGTTGGAATTAAATTTTACACAAATAGAAAAAATTTAA
- the secE gene encoding preprotein translocase subunit SecE, whose protein sequence is MKENNFFLEIYNEFFHRITWTKWNDLQETTMIVSIFSIFLSIFLYGVDVFFIFLIKRLFSL, encoded by the coding sequence ATGAAAGAAAATAATTTTTTTTTGGAAATTTATAATGAATTTTTTCATCGTATTACATGGACTAAGTGGAACGATTTACAAGAAACAACAATGATAGTCTCTATATTTTCTATATTTCTATCCATATTTTTATATGGAGTGGATGTTTTTTTCATTTTTTTAATTAAGAGATTGTTTTCTTTATAA